One genomic window of Bradyrhizobium sp. B124 includes the following:
- a CDS encoding DUF2147 domain-containing protein, with protein MLHCPRTFARTIAFSGLFLATVLSPALAADPTGDWKVADGVATIRVAQCNGNMWGAVSWEKTPGGKDKNNPDPAKQSRPTLGMPILIDMKKKAGADAWEGQVYNAKDGQLYSSTIKPVGTDQLEIQGCVLGFLCGGETWTRVGPPIPVSAAGNPPAAGSPAAKGALPKSAAPQKTTGVVAPATKPGQKQATTAPGNANASADVVGDICLLPDIARPTH; from the coding sequence ATGTTGCACTGCCCAAGAACTTTCGCGCGTACAATAGCCTTTTCAGGTTTATTTTTGGCCACCGTATTATCACCGGCACTTGCAGCGGACCCGACCGGCGACTGGAAGGTCGCAGATGGTGTCGCCACCATCCGCGTCGCCCAGTGTAATGGCAACATGTGGGGTGCGGTGTCCTGGGAAAAAACCCCCGGCGGAAAGGATAAGAACAATCCTGATCCGGCGAAGCAAAGCAGGCCGACGCTCGGCATGCCGATCCTGATCGACATGAAGAAGAAGGCCGGCGCCGACGCGTGGGAAGGCCAAGTCTACAACGCGAAGGACGGCCAGCTCTACAGCTCGACCATCAAGCCCGTCGGCACCGATCAGCTCGAGATCCAGGGCTGCGTGCTCGGCTTCCTCTGTGGCGGCGAGACCTGGACCCGCGTCGGTCCGCCGATCCCCGTCAGCGCTGCCGGCAACCCGCCTGCCGCGGGCAGCCCGGCAGCGAAGGGTGCCCTGCCCAAATCGGCAGCGCCGCAGAAGACCACCGGCGTCGTGGCGCCTGCCACCAAGCCGGGGCAAAAGCAGGCAACCACTGCCCCAGGCAACGCCAATGCGTCTGCTGACGTCGTGGGTGATATTTGCCTGCTGCCGGACATCGCGCGACCGACGCATTGA
- the ispH gene encoding 4-hydroxy-3-methylbut-2-enyl diphosphate reductase gives MEVFLAQPRGFCAGVVRAIEIVERALQKYGPPVYVRHEIVHNKYVVESLKKKGAIFVEDLSEVPAKAVTVFSAHGVARSVEEEAEARDLPVLNATCPLVTKVHNQGKRYISRGRALILIGHAGHPEVEGTMGQVPGPVLLVQSVQDVAELRLPTDAPVAYITQTTLSVDDTRDIIAALQAKFTDIQGPDIRDICYATQNRQSAVRDLSKLVDVILVVGAANSSNSNRLREIGTEVGVASYLIADGSELNPDWLKDAKAVGITAGASAPEVLVDDVIEALRRIGPVSVSVVPGREENIEFRLPAELTAG, from the coding sequence ATGGAAGTGTTTCTTGCTCAGCCGCGCGGCTTTTGCGCGGGCGTTGTGCGCGCGATCGAAATCGTCGAACGCGCGCTGCAGAAGTATGGCCCGCCGGTCTATGTCCGCCACGAGATCGTTCACAACAAATACGTGGTCGAAAGCCTGAAGAAGAAGGGCGCGATCTTCGTCGAGGACCTGTCGGAAGTGCCGGCCAAGGCGGTGACCGTCTTCAGTGCCCATGGCGTCGCCAGGAGCGTCGAGGAGGAGGCGGAGGCCCGCGACCTGCCCGTGCTCAATGCCACCTGCCCGCTCGTCACGAAGGTCCACAACCAGGGTAAGCGCTATATCTCGAGGGGCCGCGCCCTGATCCTGATCGGGCATGCCGGCCATCCCGAGGTCGAGGGAACCATGGGGCAGGTTCCGGGGCCGGTCCTGCTGGTCCAGAGCGTTCAGGATGTGGCAGAATTGCGGCTGCCGACCGACGCCCCGGTCGCCTATATCACCCAGACCACCCTGTCGGTGGACGACACCAGGGACATCATCGCGGCCCTTCAGGCAAAATTTACAGATATTCAAGGCCCGGACATCAGGGATATCTGCTATGCGACACAGAACCGCCAATCTGCGGTAAGGGACCTGAGTAAGCTGGTGGACGTCATTTTGGTGGTGGGGGCCGCCAATAGTTCCAACTCGAACAGGCTTCGTGAGATCGGCACCGAGGTTGGTGTCGCGAGTTATCTCATTGCCGATGGGAGCGAGCTCAACCCGGATTGGCTGAAGGATGCGAAGGCCGTCGGCATTACGGCGGGTGCATCGGCACCTGAGGTTTTGGTCGACGATGTCATCGAGGCCCTGCGGCGCATCGGACCGGTGTCGGTCTCGGTCGTTCCGGGCCGCGAAGAGAATATCGAATTCCGGCTGCCGGCCGAACTGACTGCGGGCTGA
- the hpnH gene encoding adenosyl-hopene transferase HpnH: MAIPFFKEMRIGGYLIKQKLLGRKRYPLVLMLEPLFRCNLACVGCGKIDYPDAILNRRMTAQECWDAADECGAPMVAIPGGEPLIHKEIGEIVRGLVARKKFVSLCTNALLLEKKLDLFEPSPYLFFSVHLDGLKDHHDKAVSQKGVFDRAVSAIKAAKARGFTVNVNATIFDGHPAEEIAKFLDFTTELGVGVSMSPGYAYERAPDQEHFLNRTKTKKLFRDVFALGKGKKWNFMHSGLFLDFLAGNQEYECTPWGMPARNIFGWQKPCYLLGEGYAKTFKELMDTTDWETYGTGKYEKCADCMAHCGYEPTAATAAINNPLKAMWVALRGIKTTGPMAPEIDMSKQRPAQYIFAEQVEKKLSDIRRDEAAAAAAKQQQKASSAA, translated from the coding sequence ATGGCTATACCGTTCTTCAAGGAAATGCGTATCGGCGGTTATCTGATCAAGCAGAAGCTGCTTGGCCGCAAACGCTATCCGCTCGTGCTGATGCTGGAACCCCTGTTCCGTTGCAACCTTGCCTGCGTTGGCTGCGGCAAGATCGATTATCCCGATGCGATCCTCAATCGCCGCATGACCGCACAGGAATGCTGGGACGCGGCCGATGAATGCGGCGCACCGATGGTGGCGATCCCGGGCGGCGAGCCGCTGATCCACAAGGAGATCGGCGAGATCGTGCGCGGCCTCGTGGCGCGCAAGAAGTTCGTCTCGCTGTGTACCAATGCGCTGTTGCTCGAGAAGAAGCTCGATCTGTTCGAGCCGTCGCCCTATTTGTTCTTCTCGGTGCATCTCGACGGCCTGAAGGACCATCACGACAAGGCGGTGTCGCAGAAGGGCGTGTTCGATCGCGCCGTCTCCGCGATCAAGGCGGCGAAGGCGCGCGGCTTCACGGTCAACGTCAACGCCACGATCTTCGACGGCCATCCGGCCGAGGAGATCGCCAAATTCCTCGACTTCACCACCGAGCTCGGCGTCGGCGTCTCGATGTCGCCGGGTTACGCCTATGAGCGTGCGCCGGACCAGGAGCACTTCCTCAACCGCACCAAGACCAAGAAGCTGTTCCGCGACGTCTTTGCGCTCGGCAAGGGCAAGAAATGGAATTTCATGCATTCCGGCCTGTTCCTCGACTTCCTGGCCGGCAACCAGGAATACGAGTGCACGCCCTGGGGCATGCCGGCGCGCAACATCTTCGGCTGGCAGAAGCCCTGCTATCTGCTCGGTGAAGGCTACGCCAAGACCTTCAAGGAGCTGATGGACACCACCGATTGGGAGACCTACGGCACCGGCAAGTACGAGAAGTGCGCCGACTGTATGGCCCATTGCGGTTACGAGCCCACCGCGGCGACCGCTGCGATCAACAATCCGCTGAAGGCGATGTGGGTCGCGCTGCGCGGCATCAAGACCACTGGCCCGATGGCGCCGGAGATCGACATGTCGAAGCAGCGTCCGGCACAGTACATCTTCGCCGAGCAGGTCGAGAAGAAGCTCTCGGATATCCGCCGCGACGAGGCTGCGGCTGCCGCCGCGAAGCAGCAGCAGAAGGCTTCCAGCGCCGCGTAA
- a CDS encoding MMPL family transporter, with translation MLTNIVVSVVRTCTRFALPVVILSVLLSIGAGFYTARNFSINTDINKLISPDLDWRKRDNQFEEAFDRERLILAVVEAATPELTSSAAKALTAKLQADKKNFEAITALGSGEFFEKNGLLFLPTEEVGKVTGQLESAAPLIEIMAGDPSIRGLTGALETGLAGVKRGQVKLDNAAPPFNLISETVETVLAKGNATFSWRELTSDKPLTDSDKRAFIEIKPIIDYSALEPGKDATDAIRQAAADLKFPTEYHARVRLTGPVPIANEEYATVQDGAIRNGIGTVVIVLIILWLALHSGKIIFAVFVNLFIGLALTTAVGLMMVGSLNLLSIAFAVLFVGLGVDFGIQFSVRYRSERYKNDNLTLALENAARRSAVPLSLAAMATAAGFLCFLPTDYKGISELGKIAGAGMLVAFITSITVLPALLDLLNPPGEKEPVGYAFLAPLDHFLEKHRVPIIVGTILVTVAGLPLLHYMKFDFNPINLRNKHAESIATFLDLRNDPNTGANAINVMTRSEADAKKIEAKLEKLPEVSRVMSLDSFVPDDQPAKLKLIAQAAKTLGPALNPDSVDPAPSDQENVESLKSSVDNLRRTAGDGKGAGAVAARRLADALQKLADSNQSIRDKAQDVFVAPMKIVFDQLRNTLQAQTVTLQNLPPELVESWRTKDGLMRVEVEPKGDPNDNDNLRHFADAVLAAEPTAIGGPVSILKSGDVIVNAFIHAGILALVTIGLLLWLTLRRVVDVLMTLVPLLVAGIVTLEICVLIGLPLNFANIVALPLLLGVGVAFKIYYVTAWRQGRTNLLQSSLTRAIFFSALTTATAFGSLWLSSHPGTASMGKLLALSLVTTLAAVLLFQPALMGKPREALKEEDIANDVT, from the coding sequence GTGCTGACAAATATTGTCGTCTCCGTTGTTAGGACCTGTACGCGTTTTGCCCTTCCGGTTGTCATTCTCTCGGTGCTGCTGTCGATCGGCGCCGGCTTCTATACGGCTCGCAACTTCTCGATCAACACCGACATCAACAAGCTGATCTCGCCGGATCTGGATTGGCGCAAGCGCGACAACCAGTTCGAGGAAGCCTTTGACCGCGAGCGGCTGATCCTGGCTGTCGTCGAGGCCGCGACGCCCGAGCTGACCAGCTCGGCCGCGAAGGCGCTCACCGCGAAGCTGCAAGCCGACAAGAAGAACTTCGAGGCGATCACCGCGCTCGGCTCCGGCGAATTCTTCGAGAAGAACGGCTTGCTGTTCCTGCCGACCGAAGAGGTCGGCAAGGTCACGGGCCAGCTCGAATCGGCCGCGCCGCTGATCGAGATCATGGCCGGTGATCCTTCAATTCGCGGACTGACCGGTGCGCTCGAGACCGGCCTTGCCGGCGTCAAGCGCGGACAGGTCAAGCTCGACAACGCCGCTCCGCCCTTCAACCTGATCTCCGAGACGGTCGAGACCGTCCTCGCCAAGGGCAATGCGACCTTCTCCTGGCGTGAGCTCACCAGCGACAAGCCGCTGACCGATTCGGACAAGCGTGCCTTCATCGAGATCAAGCCGATCATCGACTATTCGGCGCTGGAGCCGGGCAAGGACGCAACCGATGCGATCCGGCAGGCGGCGGCCGACCTGAAATTCCCGACCGAGTATCACGCGCGCGTCCGCCTGACCGGACCCGTGCCGATCGCCAACGAGGAATACGCCACCGTGCAGGACGGCGCGATCCGCAACGGCATCGGCACCGTGGTGATCGTGCTGATCATCCTCTGGCTGGCGCTGCATTCCGGCAAGATCATCTTCGCGGTGTTCGTGAACCTGTTCATCGGTCTTGCCCTCACCACGGCGGTCGGTCTGATGATGGTCGGATCGCTGAATCTGCTTTCGATCGCCTTCGCGGTGCTGTTCGTTGGTCTCGGCGTCGACTTCGGCATCCAGTTCAGCGTCCGCTACCGCTCCGAGCGCTACAAGAACGACAATCTGACGCTGGCGCTGGAAAACGCCGCGCGCCGCTCGGCGGTGCCGCTGTCGCTCGCGGCGATGGCGACCGCCGCCGGCTTCCTGTGCTTCCTGCCGACCGACTACAAGGGCATCTCCGAACTCGGCAAGATCGCCGGCGCCGGCATGCTGGTGGCCTTCATCACCAGCATCACGGTGCTGCCGGCGCTGCTCGACCTGCTCAATCCGCCTGGCGAGAAGGAGCCGGTCGGCTACGCCTTCCTGGCGCCGCTCGATCACTTCCTCGAAAAGCATCGCGTCCCGATCATCGTCGGCACGATCCTGGTCACGGTCGCGGGCCTGCCGCTGCTGCACTACATGAAGTTCGACTTCAACCCGATCAATCTGCGCAACAAGCACGCGGAATCGATCGCGACCTTCCTCGACCTGAGAAACGATCCGAACACCGGCGCCAACGCCATCAACGTGATGACGCGCTCGGAGGCCGACGCCAAGAAGATCGAGGCCAAGCTCGAGAAGCTGCCGGAAGTGTCGCGCGTGATGTCGCTCGACAGTTTCGTGCCTGATGACCAGCCGGCCAAGCTGAAGCTGATCGCACAGGCCGCCAAGACGCTCGGCCCCGCGCTCAACCCCGACTCGGTCGATCCGGCGCCGTCGGATCAGGAGAATGTCGAGTCGCTGAAGAGCTCGGTCGACAACCTGCGCAGGACCGCGGGCGACGGCAAGGGGGCGGGCGCGGTTGCCGCGCGCCGGCTCGCCGACGCCCTGCAGAAGCTGGCCGATTCGAACCAGTCGATCCGCGACAAGGCACAAGACGTCTTCGTCGCGCCGATGAAGATCGTGTTCGATCAGCTCCGCAACACGCTGCAGGCCCAGACCGTCACGCTGCAGAACCTGCCGCCGGAACTGGTCGAGAGCTGGAGGACCAAGGACGGCCTGATGCGTGTCGAGGTCGAGCCGAAGGGCGATCCGAACGACAACGACAATCTGCGCCACTTTGCCGACGCCGTGCTCGCCGCCGAGCCGACCGCGATCGGCGGGCCGGTCTCGATCCTGAAGTCGGGCGATGTCATCGTGAATGCGTTCATCCACGCCGGCATTCTGGCGCTGGTCACGATCGGCCTGTTGCTGTGGCTGACGCTGCGCCGCGTCGTCGACGTGCTGATGACGCTGGTGCCGCTCCTGGTCGCCGGCATCGTCACGCTGGAGATTTGCGTGCTGATCGGGCTGCCGCTCAACTTCGCCAACATCGTCGCGCTGCCGCTGCTGCTCGGCGTCGGCGTCGCGTTCAAGATCTACTATGTCACGGCATGGCGGCAGGGCAGGACGAACCTGCTGCAGTCGAGCCTGACGCGTGCGATCTTTTTCAGCGCGCTGACCACGGCGACCGCGTTCGGCAGCCTGTGGCTGTCCAGTCATCCCGGCACCGCGAGCATGGGCAAGCTGCTCGCGCTCTCGCTCGTCACCACGCTCGCGGCAGTGTTGCTGTTCCAGCCGGCGCTGATGGGCAAGCCGCGCGAGGCCCTCAAGGAGGAGGATATCGCCAACGACGTCACCTGA